TCACATAAGTCTAAAATAAGACATAATGTTATCGTGGAGGTATGAATGGATGTGTACGTGGTAAtggacgaaattataatcgtcatcattatggtaatgagaacaataattgctctcaaaataatccttcactttgtgaaagtgatgtttgtcattgatatggcatgagattttataaagcacaCGTGGATTATTATGTTCCATTCCTAAAGTGAATGTGAAAACAATGTGATAAtcattatgaatacatattcatcttgaaagaatatgaacgtgctagtggtagtaaatataccacactcacctcgaGAAGGGGttttgagatgaaataagaaaataatgtcattattatggcataaatggtcattggtcacgtacctattgtacgccaaaatattttggcaatgtgattattaaaggacAATAATAATGCAAGAAACACATCTTGCAtctaattttgaccatgaccacaaTGGTATAACtctctctttaaaagagatattcaccatatagaTATTGATGAATatatggtagtacaaaattaattgaaggctatggaagagctactataactctgcctaagggaacaatacttatcatagagaatgcaatgttctcctccaagtccaagaggaacttgttgagttttaaagatatccaccgaaatggatttcatattgagataatagatgagaataatctcaAATATCTCATCATTACCAATAATGTCTCTGGCCAGAAAAAGGGTTATTAagaagttcccatctttatcttgtggcctgtattggacaagaataGTGCAATTGAGGAACATTCtatcgtaaaccaaaaggttactaattccaatacttttgtactttggcatgatcgattgggacatcccgaatcaattatgatgagacgaattatagagaactcaaatgggcatccatttaagaatttaaagattcttttaaataatgaattttcttgcacttcttgttatcatgGCAGGttgattattagaccatcaccaataaAGATTGGGGTTGAGTCTCCTgcgtttttggaacgtatacaaggggatatttgtggacatattcacccacctagtgggctgtttagatattttatggtcttaatagatgcatcttctagatggtctcatgtattcctattgtcatctcgcaacctggcatttgcaaaattaatggcacaaataatcggattacgggcacaatttttcgataatccaattaagtctattagacttaTAATGCCACTGAGTTTTCATCCCAgacatttaatgattattgcttatcaattggaaTAAAAGTGGAACATtctgtagctcatgttcacactcaaaatggccttgcagaacctttaattaaacgtctgcaattgatagcaagaccattaCTCATGAAAACCAAGTTACCCACTTCAGTCTGGGGTCATGCCATTTTGTATGCAGCAATGCTAATTAGTCTCAGAccgataaattatcataaatattccccgttacaattagttttgggtcatgaacctaatatatcccatctaagaatttttggatgcgctgTATATGTGCTTGTAGCAccgccatatcgcaccaagatgggtccccaaagaaggttaggaatatatgttgggtttgaatcgccctccattattcgctaccttgaaacattaacgggagatttattcactgctcgatttgcagattgtcggttcgatgaggcatttttcccaattttagagggagaaattggtgaaaccaaaggtgaaattttgtgaaaaaatacaTCATTGTCTCATTTTGATCCgcgtgcctctatttgtgaaaaagaggtgcaaaagattatccatttgtaGAAAATAGAAAATCATATGCCAGATGTATTTACGAATCTGATAAtgaatcacatatccctgcagagaatgttctaATCCGTATTGATGTCCATGTTGGaaaatcttctagtgtcatagctaatgagtcaaaagcacgcctaaagcgTGACAGACCACTGGGTTCTAatgatcgaaatcctagaaaaaggaaaataaatgatcaagatAATACTACGAAAGAGTCTCATAAAGAAACCCATAATTTAACCAatcatgagattcatgaggatATCGATGAGCCTGAGacacaagaaaataaggaactatcaataaatccaatcgatattgagacaaatttgaatcaATCGAATATAGTGGTAGACTATGTCTTTGCATACAATGTTGCATCTAGTATTATGCAAGataatgaggatcttgaacctcaatctgtaGGAGAATATTGACAAATacgtgattggccaaaatggcaagaaacaatccaatctgagttggattcactcgaaacgtgaagtttttgggtctgttgtccaaacacctaatggtgttaaacTTGTTGgatataaatgggtctttgtaagaaaaaggaatgagaaaatgaggtacaaagatataaggcacgccttgttgcacaaggattttcacaaaggccttgtgtcgattatgaagagacgtattctcttgttatggatgctataatgCTCCGTTATCTCAGTAGTCTTGCTGTCCGTGAAAAgtttgacatgcatttaatggatgtggttacaaccTACCTTTACGACTCACTTAATAATGAGATATATATGAAAATTTCccagggatttaaaatgcctgatgcacataattcaaaatcccggaaaatattttcaatcaaattgcaaagatctttgtatggtctaaagtaATCAGGAAAAATGTGGTATAACCGCCTtaatgagtatttattaaaggaaggttatataaatgatgtaatttgtccatgtatttttataaaaaaaataacatcggagtttgttgtacttgttatgtatgttgatgacataaaccttattggaactccttcagaactccaaaaggcaattgattatttaaagaaggaattcgatatgaaagatctcagaaatacaaaattatatcttggtttgcaaattgaacatttggtaAACAAgacttttgttcatcaatctgcctacatagaaaaggtattgaaataattttacatggatggagcacatccattaagtactccgatgattgttcgatcacttgatgtgaataaggacccgttccgacctcaagaaaagaatgaagaacttcttggtcctgaagtatcatatcttagtgcaattggtgcactaatgtatcttgctaacactacaaggcctgacataactttttcagttaatgtcttagaaagatatagctctgctcctacaaggagatattGGAATGgaattaaacacatattgcggtatctaaaatgGACTCCAGGCTTATTTTATTTCAATGATTGCAGccctgatcttgttggttatgtagATGTTGgatatttatctgacccacacaaggcctCAAATTGGCTATGAGTTTACATGTGGAAGCACTAcaatatcttggcgatcgactaagcaatcaattgtggctatttcatctaatcatgctgagataattgctatttatGAAGCAAGTCGaaaatgtgtatggttgaggtctataatacaccttattcgagacaaatgtggtttaaAGTATGACAaattacccacaattttgtatgaaaacaatacagcatgcatagcccaactgaagggaggattcataaaaggagataggacaaaacacatttcaccaaagttattttttacacatgatcttcaaaagaatggtgatattaatgtgcaatagatccgttcaagtgataatatgactgatttatttaccaaatctctaccgataccaaccttcaagaaactagtgtacaagattgagatgcgaaggctcaaggatgtgaattgatgctctcatcagggggtagttaatacgcgatgtactctttttcccttacaagatttgtcccactgggttttccttgcaatgtttttaatgaggcaaccaaaaagcgtatttctaaacatgtgtactctttttccttcactagaattttttttctaataaggttttaacgaggcacattatctatgaacatccaagggggagtgttataagaaatatcaaattatggtggatgtctactcttcctccatgatctttatctcaaatgcttaatgacatattcaatgacatattttctatgtttaatgagatattcaatgacatattttcttcacttttcatgcctatataaaggccttgtaatagataggaaaaagcacacaattgaagaagaaataaaatatcttctctctttctctatatatctcttaccttattttttcttgttccatattgttactttgagctatatttcATAGCAAGGAGAAAAATTATATGTAATTCCTTTATAAATGTATCTGTTTTTCAATTAAACATCAAGAAAGATATTCTTTTAATAGTATTTTAATGCCGACAGAAACTTAATAAAATTTAGAGTGTGTTTCGTTAAGCTgccaaaaattacttattttgaaaagtaattttattCAAAAATACTTCTCGAAAAAGTACTTTTAGAGATAAACAttttgtgtttggccaatctttctaaaaagtacttttgaataCCAAATTACGATAAAGGACAGTAAAGATTTAccttacaaataatattattttaaaaaaagaaattttaaatatttattatagaagattttaattaatttttaatttttatgtaattaaattatatataaaacataaagtaatatatattaaagatttaatcaatataaaatataagtatataaaagCAATAATATTGGTAGAATCATATATGCAAGCAAGTTACATCTatgcaaaacactatcaattctTGAGAAAACTACAAACTAAGTAGTATTGCATTGTGTCAACTATATTATACGCATGCATgccaaaaagaaaatattaataaaactacaaACTGGAGATCGATCATATAATATTGGTAtactataaaagaaaaaaaaatcatacatTATGAAAAAAGTACTTGAATTTGGCGATTAGCCTTGTTATTTTAAAGAGTAATAGGagataaagaaaataagaaaagatagaagagaaaagaagagatatatatataatagagagattattccaaataagaataagagaagaagaataaaatactgtgaaaataaaaaagagaaaataaaaaactaaagGTTAAATTAATAAGGAATAATTTGGGCATTATAGTTTTATgttaaggatatttttgtcattaaaaacataattttttgcttctgcttctgcttcttagAAGAAGCTAGACTTTGTAACTTCTTCCCAAAAGTAGAAAAACCGTTTTTGCTGCtgctcaaaaatacttttctgtTTTGGCCAAATACCTCATATTTCTAAATAAGCACTTTttctgaagaaaaaaaatatatttttgaccTCCTAAAAACTTGGTCGAATAAGCTCTTATTATTGTTTGGTACAAAAACaattttgtaaaagaaaaaaagatgattGAAAATCTGTTCCAAAATTTTAAGCAAACGCCTTGGTTTAATTGGGGCTAAGTTTTAGTATTTCAAAACATGAGATGAGGGGGAAAAACTAAAGTAACTAAATGGCTAGCGTATACTAAAAACTatgggtgtacaaagaaaatcgataaatcgCATCAAATCGATAATCTGAGTCAAACcgtaaaaaaaaaaaccaattgtgatttggtttggtgttaggAAAAAatcccgaccataattggtttgttttagttttaactaaaaaaagtcaaaaccgaaaccaaaccaacccgacattacatatatataatttttaaaaatattttatacatataaatatttattgtaatataatttataaatattttttaaacttgttCACAATTTTATCTCTTTAAATGTATTATTTAAAGTTTGGACTTAACCTTCTTGAAtaatccaataaattttatagcccataaaggTAGTAGGTCaaataaagttcaaatcaatactaatactaataaagaaaattcaattcaacactaggaatgagtaatgacaatagtgttggatatttattttttagtttttcattggtttataatgaaaatgcataacttagtttatttttttctttagtgcttagttgtGTAATTAATACGTAGTACTTATTAGCtgtatttattttagcatgacctatataatatttttagattatgttaatttttattatggcgtattaattagtaatattttctttatgcgtttttattatctttgttattgattATTTTAGTACGGTGCTACGACTCATCTCatattattatgttattttcttgaaaaatacattatataattGTATCTTACtaagattaaaaaaatatttggagaAAAAGTTACATATTTTGTGATATGGAAGACTTTGTCGGGAAAAAATCCGAAAACCATAGTCCCCTCAAAAGTTACATATTTTCCCCGATTAGATAATAACACCGATATTATTGCAATCTACCACGTTATTATTATGACATGAAAAGAAAAACATAGTCCTACCCAATTTAGGAAGTTATAATCGGTAAATGTAATAAAACAAAGAAGACAGAAGTTATAAAACGATATCCTAATCCTATTGCACTTTGGTTTTCTTAGACATCTATATATACGTACTACCCCACTCTCAAGGACACCATCTCAACATAATCTTCCTTCTGTTTCTCTTTCTGCATATTTTCTTCGATACAGTTGCACAATTCATGGCTGGTGGAAACTTTGCTTTTGCCGGTGGCGGCGGCATTAATCCGGATGAGTACACAGGGAAGCTAACGTGGTACGTGAAATGGACTTGTATTATGGCAGCCATGGGTGGTTTGATCTTTGGGTACGACATTGGAATTTCAGGTGGAGTTACTTCTATGGCTCCTTTTCTCCAACGTTTCTTCATGTCTGTTTACCGAAAAGAGGCACTGAACACCTCGACCAACCAATACTGCAAGTTCGACAGCCAGTTGTTAACCCTTTTCACATCTTCTCTCTATGTGGCTGCCCTTTTTGCGTCCATTGCTGCTTCTCATGTTAGTAAAAAATATGGCAGAATACGTAGTATGATCCTTGGAGGTCTCTTTTTCTTATCAGGCGCCGTCCTCAACGCTGCTGCTATCCACATTAGCATGCTCATCTTGGGTCGTATCCTTTTAGGGATTGGTGTCGGATTTGCTAATCAGTCTGTCCCTATTTATTTGTCCGAGATTGCTCCACCCAATTACAGAGGTACTTTCAATGTCTTATTCCAATTGTCCATCACGGTCGGGATTCTGATAGCGAATTTAGTGAATTTTGGAACGGACAAGATTTCTGGTGGTTGGGGTTGGAGGGTTAGCTTAGGAGGTGCAGCCGTGCCAGCATTAGTCATCTTGTTTTCGTCAATGTTTCTTTCTGATAGTCCGAGTTCTTTGATCGATAGGGGAATGGAAAAGGAGGCCAAACAATTGTTAAGAAAGATAAGAGGAGTTGATTATCCTGAAGCAGAGGTGTTGCGTGAAATGGGCGCCGCGGTGTTGCTTGAAAAGATCAAAGCAGTTAAGAGTGTTGAAGCAGATCAGGAGTTAATTAAAGAGATCAGAGAAGTTATTAATGTCGAAGCTGAATTTAATGACCTTTTGATGGCGAGTGAAGCATCCAAGAAAGTAGAAGGGCCATGGACCAACCTTGTATTCGTTCGAAAGTACAGACCACAGTTGATATTGTCAATTTTGATTCCATCATTCCAGCAACTCACAGGAATTAATGTGGTCATGTTCTATGCTCCTGTACTTTTCCAAACATTAGGATTCAAGAGCAATGTTTCGCTTATCTCCGCTGTCATCACTGGGCTTGTCAACTTGCTCGCGACTTTTTTTTCAGTCTATGGAACCGATAAGTTTGGCAGGAGAAAATTGTTCTTTTACGGTGGCATCTTCATGTGTTTATTCCAAACTGCACTGGCAGCTCTTATTGGGGCAAAATTTGGAACAACAGGGAATTCCGGAGTTTTACCTCATTGGTACGCAGCTTTAGTGGttttatgcatatgtgtattCGTGGCTAACTTTGCATATTCATGGGGTCCGTTAGGATGGTTGGTTCCGAGTGAGATATCTCCATTGGAAGTTCGATCTGCAGCACAATGCGTTACTGTGTCCATGAACATGTTTTTTACGTTTCTAGTGGCTCAAATTTTCTTGAAGATGCTTTGTGGGATGAAGTTTGGTTTATTCATATTCTTTGCGGCCTTTGTGTTTATAATGACTATGTTTATCTACTTGTACGTGCCCGAAACCAAGAACATACCTATTGAAGAGATGTCACAAATTTGGAGAGAGCATTGGTTCTGGAAGAAGTTCGTAGATGAAGATGGAGAATCAAAGCCACAAGGGAATGGAACAAAGCTTAGAATGGAAGTAGTCTGAGTCTGAGTTTAGATTACTGGTTTTTAGAGTATCTGTTTTCTCTTTTTAGTGTTTTGGAACCGGTGTGCTCTACTTTGTTTTTGACTTTGTAACTACTTACTATAGTTTTTATTTAATGgcattgtttttccttttttgttcaATATATTCTTGTTTTCAACATTTTATCATTCTTTGTGGTGAGAAGCAGAGTGGTCATTGATACTTAGTCGAAATAACTCAAATTCAGCACCTTAGGAAAATGGCATTCTGGAGCTCCAAAATTGTAATCAGCTTATAACTTGGAATTTTCAATCATACCATAACGTTTTCTGGTTTCTTGTTAACTTTAGTTCCCAACAAGGCTACTAACTCTACGACTTATTAATTAGGATAAGGTTACAAAGAAAAGCTAACTTATGTTCAACTTCCATAAATCTCGAGGGCCAAATGTATCTTCATATGCGACAGCAATCCTATGTGCTTTTACTTGGAAGGGATAAGTTGATGTGCAGTAACATTGTGAAAAGGCAAATATGAGGTGGTAATCATGTTATCCCTGAGGCAGTCATTGGTAATAGATTGACCAAAGCTTCTCTTTACAGGCACAGACTTGTATATTTGCTACAGTAATAGGAAAGAAAATCACATTAATAGAATAATATATGATGATGCTAAGCAACAAAGTTACACCACTAAGGTACTGAACTGATAATGCTGCAGGACAGTTTTTTAGCCTCTTCATATCAGAACTCAAGCTCCTACAAATTGAATTAAACCATTTGGCGTTTAGGAAATCGATGTATACTCTAATTATAAGACATGCCAAATTTTATATCCATTTCATCAAAACCGGAAACGACGTTCATAAATACATGAATTATTAAGAAAGTATGAAGAAAACACCTTAAAAGATGAACTTAGTTATAAAGATGGGATGGTAGTTTCGGTTGTATGATAAAAGAGAGTGGTAACTTTAGATGAGTAGTCAACCCAAATTGTTCCTCCATGCTTACATCTTCAGGCCTCATGTTATGATcagccaatttccagaagaaggCATTGGTGTGATACTATCCATTTCTCAAAAGAGTGTTTAATTTGTCTCACTTGTACAGATAGTAGACAAGTACCATATAAAGATTGAGgggaaaaacaagaaaaatgaggTTGCAAAAGATAACAGAGAAAAGGAGGAGGAAAAACTACTCCCTCCGTCCCCATTTATGTGGCACTATTTGGATTTTGAGagccaaacaaaaaaaaattaccatAACTTTTTCACAATTCTTGAATGGTTAATTACTGTGACTTATAATACTTTTTTACGTAGTTTCTAATCAtgtaaatttattttatattgttCGAAATTTTCTTATTAAAGTTCTTGTCACTTAGCACCATTCTACTTATAGAAGAAAGACTATAACGCAACAATCTCCTAGTGCAATTGGCTTCCCTGAGAGAGCCA
The nucleotide sequence above comes from Nicotiana tabacum cultivar K326 chromosome 12, ASM71507v2, whole genome shotgun sequence. Encoded proteins:
- the LOC107812382 gene encoding sugar transport protein 12 — translated: MAGGNFAFAGGGGINPDEYTGKLTWYVKWTCIMAAMGGLIFGYDIGISGGVTSMAPFLQRFFMSVYRKEALNTSTNQYCKFDSQLLTLFTSSLYVAALFASIAASHVSKKYGRIRSMILGGLFFLSGAVLNAAAIHISMLILGRILLGIGVGFANQSVPIYLSEIAPPNYRGTFNVLFQLSITVGILIANLVNFGTDKISGGWGWRVSLGGAAVPALVILFSSMFLSDSPSSLIDRGMEKEAKQLLRKIRGVDYPEAEVLREMGAAVLLEKIKAVKSVEADQELIKEIREVINVEAEFNDLLMASEASKKVEGPWTNLVFVRKYRPQLILSILIPSFQQLTGINVVMFYAPVLFQTLGFKSNVSLISAVITGLVNLLATFFSVYGTDKFGRRKLFFYGGIFMCLFQTALAALIGAKFGTTGNSGVLPHWYAALVVLCICVFVANFAYSWGPLGWLVPSEISPLEVRSAAQCVTVSMNMFFTFLVAQIFLKMLCGMKFGLFIFFAAFVFIMTMFIYLYVPETKNIPIEEMSQIWREHWFWKKFVDEDGESKPQGNGTKLRMEVV